A section of the Neorhizobium galegae bv. orientalis str. HAMBI 540 genome encodes:
- a CDS encoding BON domain-containing protein translates to MNATADKTAAELERQVSARLAALPDVDSSMIEPHAEGTKVILEGSVDTVFSARKAVLSAETVDGVHDVESHLTLTGNKNGASTSH, encoded by the coding sequence ATGAATGCGACAGCAGACAAGACCGCAGCCGAACTCGAACGACAAGTATCCGCGCGTCTGGCCGCATTGCCGGACGTCGACTCATCGATGATCGAACCGCATGCCGAGGGAACCAAGGTTATCCTCGAGGGTTCCGTCGATACCGTGTTCTCGGCCAGGAAGGCCGTATTGAGCGCGGAAACCGTGGATGGCGTACATGATGTCGAAAGCCATCTGACCCTGACGGGTAACAAGAATGGCGCATCCACGAGCCATTAA
- a CDS encoding BON domain-containing protein — MPGKKKADDISREEDFRDYDDRNIDEGWPYDDAGSARPVDNAAYGDPKANFDTNRNRGYQVDSAERDGSEERLVDTIRPGTKGIEDADDLEERVTDAIDELDMIDMASIDVHVEDGTVTLEGAVDDAPTSRKIARRIQRVAGVRELVNNLRLEGVDSHIPDDD; from the coding sequence GTGCCGGGCAAGAAAAAAGCTGACGACATTTCCCGCGAGGAAGATTTTCGCGATTACGATGACCGCAATATCGACGAAGGCTGGCCCTACGACGACGCTGGCAGCGCCCGGCCTGTCGACAACGCCGCCTATGGCGACCCCAAGGCCAATTTCGACACCAACCGCAATCGCGGTTATCAGGTGGACAGCGCCGAGCGCGACGGATCGGAAGAGCGGTTGGTCGACACCATTCGCCCTGGAACGAAGGGGATCGAAGATGCCGACGATCTCGAAGAGCGGGTCACCGACGCGATCGACGAGCTGGATATGATCGACATGGCGTCCATCGACGTGCATGTCGAGGACGGCACCGTCACGCTCGAAGGCGCCGTCGACGATGCGCCGACCTCTCGCAAGATCGCCCGCCGGATCCAGCGTGTCGCCGGCGTCCGCGAACTGGTCAACAACCTTCGCCTCGAAGGCGTCGACAGCCACATTCCCGACGACGATTGA
- a CDS encoding OsmC family protein, which translates to MVELKVKTRPIGATAVLGRLGHPQVTSETGGQVEVVTGASEPGFNPLDLMFSSLAACLVLSGRIAASKLGILDRLSEVRVHVTGEKAHEGPSRITRFVVDFRIEGDFDDEQKKQIAHMAEEICTVSNTLKNSPDILLTSA; encoded by the coding sequence ATGGTCGAACTGAAAGTAAAGACACGGCCGATCGGCGCGACGGCGGTGCTCGGACGCCTCGGTCACCCGCAGGTGACGAGTGAGACGGGTGGTCAGGTCGAAGTGGTGACGGGCGCTTCTGAGCCGGGGTTCAATCCGCTCGACCTGATGTTTTCATCGCTCGCCGCCTGCCTCGTGCTCAGCGGTCGCATCGCCGCAAGCAAGCTCGGCATCCTCGACAGGTTGAGCGAGGTGAGGGTGCATGTGACAGGCGAGAAAGCCCACGAAGGGCCGTCCCGGATTACCAGGTTCGTCGTGGATTTCCGGATCGAAGGGGATTTCGACGACGAGCAGAAAAAGCAGATCGCCCATATGGCCGAGGAAATCTGCACCGTCAGCAATACTCTGAAAAATTCACCGGATATCCTGCTGACGAGCGCCTAG
- the lipB gene encoding lipoyl(octanoyl) transferase LipB encodes MLTRTDLNLSMLPQTGSPPVRWRISDGLVPYVEAVAEMEREVAAIADGRADELVWLLEHPPLYTAGTSADAADLIEPDRFPVFSTGRGGEYTYHGPGQRVAYVMLDLKRRRQDVRAYVAALEELIIRTLDMMNVRGERREDRVGVWVRRPEKPLLPDGSMAEDKIAALGIRLRRWVSFHGLSLNVEPDLSHFTGIVPCGISAYGVTSLVDLGLPVMMADVDMRLREAFEEIFGASVSETAVT; translated from the coding sequence ATGCTCACACGCACCGACCTCAATCTGTCCATGCTGCCGCAAACGGGCTCCCCGCCAGTGCGCTGGCGAATCTCCGATGGACTCGTTCCTTACGTGGAGGCGGTGGCCGAGATGGAGCGTGAGGTGGCGGCGATCGCCGATGGCCGCGCCGACGAGCTCGTCTGGCTGCTCGAACACCCGCCGCTCTATACCGCCGGCACCAGCGCCGACGCCGCCGACCTGATCGAGCCGGACCGGTTTCCGGTGTTTTCCACAGGCCGCGGTGGCGAATACACCTATCATGGTCCCGGCCAGCGCGTCGCTTACGTGATGCTGGATCTCAAACGCCGTCGCCAGGACGTGCGCGCCTATGTGGCGGCGCTCGAGGAGTTGATAATCCGCACCCTCGACATGATGAACGTGCGCGGCGAGCGGCGCGAGGACCGCGTCGGCGTCTGGGTGCGCCGGCCGGAAAAGCCGCTTCTGCCGGACGGTTCGATGGCGGAGGACAAGATTGCCGCGCTCGGCATCCGCCTGCGCCGCTGGGTCAGCTTCCACGGCCTCTCCCTCAATGTCGAACCGGACCTCTCGCATTTCACCGGCATCGTGCCCTGCGGGATCAGCGCTTACGGCGTGACCAGCCTCGTCGATCTCGGCCTTCCGGTGATGATGGCCGACGTGGATATGCGCCTGCGTGAAGCTTTCGAGGAAATCTTCGGCGCCTCGGTTTCCGAAACGGCTGTAACCTGA
- a CDS encoding DMT family transporter: MPSSTPENPLKGMAIMATCMVILPLMDAIAKYMATFEAMSPAQVTFYRFFFQLVCILPLVVFTGAAIFRPKRPWMNLLRGVLHAAASLMFFAAVKYMPLADVFAIYFVEPFMLTMMSAIFLREKVGWRRWLAIVVGFGGAMIVIQPSYAIFGWTALLPVACAFLYTLYLFLNRAIGEADSPLVMQTMAGVGGTLFMAAALVAGDNAGAADFAPSLPASWLGLILLMLLGSISGYMHLLVVRAFRLAPLSLLAPFQYFEIISATVLGYALFGDFPTASKWLGIAVIVASGLFIIWRERSKSKQLETV, translated from the coding sequence ATGCCCTCTTCCACACCTGAAAATCCGCTGAAGGGCATGGCCATCATGGCCACCTGCATGGTCATCCTGCCGTTGATGGATGCCATCGCCAAATACATGGCGACCTTCGAGGCGATGTCGCCCGCTCAGGTGACATTCTACAGGTTCTTCTTTCAGCTCGTCTGCATCCTGCCGCTCGTCGTCTTCACCGGGGCCGCCATCTTCCGGCCGAAACGCCCGTGGATGAACCTGCTGCGCGGCGTGCTGCATGCGGCCGCCAGCCTGATGTTCTTCGCGGCGGTCAAATACATGCCGCTCGCCGATGTCTTCGCCATCTATTTCGTCGAGCCCTTCATGCTCACCATGATGTCGGCGATCTTTTTGCGGGAAAAGGTCGGCTGGCGGCGGTGGCTGGCGATCGTCGTCGGTTTCGGCGGCGCCATGATCGTCATCCAGCCGAGCTATGCGATCTTCGGCTGGACGGCGCTTCTGCCGGTCGCCTGCGCCTTCCTCTACACGCTCTACCTGTTCCTCAACCGCGCGATCGGCGAGGCCGACTCGCCGCTGGTCATGCAGACCATGGCAGGCGTCGGCGGCACGCTGTTCATGGCGGCGGCGCTTGTAGCCGGAGATAACGCCGGGGCCGCGGACTTCGCGCCGTCGCTCCCCGCGTCCTGGCTCGGTCTCATCCTGCTGATGCTGCTCGGCTCCATTTCGGGCTACATGCATCTGCTCGTGGTGCGGGCCTTCCGGCTGGCGCCGCTTTCACTGCTGGCACCCTTCCAGTATTTCGAGATCATCTCGGCGACCGTGCTCGGTTACGCCCTGTTCGGCGACTTCCCGACCGCCTCCAAATGGCTCGGCATCGCCGTCATCGTCGCCTCCGGCCTGTTTATCATCTGGCGGGAGCGTTCCAAATCGAAGCAGCTCGAAACTGTTTGA
- a CDS encoding zinc metalloprotease produces MTPIVSAVLLLTINLGLLWLLMAAPVGRRTITLHRTLEIAPERLWRAFHPGGEEASWNPSILSSGMERNRGGIEIAYSHPDRHGAPIRRVFKVEETVDSAQLSYESRARVVDDTALDISFWRNFEEYRAVSAAPGGSTITLAQTDNYRGLAVYLFRYFMIRRELSSLTSWLKNGRPKTGGMIEHPLTQIVLALLSTLLLWPFFGLTAAGLTISTILTVVIVLHELGHMAAYRAFGHERVRMIFVPLLGGIAIGGRPYNSRFEVATCALMGAGMSAFLVPVMISVHDLSATHLFSSSLRQPALVFLLILGAFNLLNLLPMYRFDGGRVLRQIFPTRSLLVAGSFGITLLMLWVGYRIGLSSTALIAALAVFTLMSLIGFSSVKPRETLEQMHPGERLMAGLGLYAAVAIHSYGLVYACDRLFG; encoded by the coding sequence ATGACGCCCATTGTCTCCGCCGTCCTGTTGCTGACGATCAATCTCGGCCTGCTCTGGCTGCTGATGGCAGCACCCGTCGGCCGCCGCACCATCACGCTGCATCGGACGCTTGAAATCGCTCCGGAACGTCTCTGGCGCGCCTTTCACCCCGGCGGCGAAGAGGCGAGTTGGAACCCTTCGATCCTCTCCTCAGGGATGGAAAGGAACCGCGGCGGGATAGAGATCGCCTACAGCCATCCCGATCGCCATGGTGCGCCGATCCGGCGGGTCTTCAAGGTGGAGGAAACTGTCGATAGTGCCCAGCTCAGCTATGAGAGCCGTGCACGCGTGGTGGACGACACCGCGCTCGACATTTCTTTCTGGCGCAACTTCGAGGAATACCGCGCCGTGTCGGCCGCGCCTGGCGGTTCCACGATCACCCTTGCCCAGACGGACAACTATCGCGGCCTTGCGGTTTACCTGTTTCGTTATTTCATGATCCGCCGCGAGCTCTCGTCGCTGACTTCCTGGCTGAAAAACGGCCGGCCGAAAACAGGCGGCATGATCGAACATCCGCTCACCCAGATAGTCCTGGCGCTCCTCTCGACGCTGCTGCTCTGGCCCTTTTTCGGGCTGACTGCGGCAGGTCTGACGATCTCCACAATTCTGACGGTGGTCATCGTGCTGCACGAACTGGGGCACATGGCCGCCTATCGCGCCTTCGGGCATGAGAGGGTCAGGATGATCTTCGTTCCGCTTCTTGGAGGCATCGCTATCGGCGGTCGGCCCTACAACAGCCGCTTCGAAGTCGCCACCTGCGCGCTCATGGGCGCAGGCATGTCCGCCTTTCTCGTACCGGTGATGATTTCCGTCCACGATCTCTCGGCCACCCACCTGTTTTCTTCGTCGCTGCGGCAACCGGCGCTGGTCTTCCTGCTGATATTAGGTGCCTTCAACCTCCTCAATCTCCTGCCGATGTACCGCTTCGACGGCGGCAGGGTGCTGAGGCAGATCTTTCCGACCCGCAGCCTGCTCGTCGCCGGCAGTTTCGGGATTACGCTCTTGATGCTGTGGGTCGGCTACCGGATCGGGCTGTCCTCCACCGCCTTGATCGCGGCACTTGCCGTGTTCACGCTGATGAGCTTGATCGGCTTTTCGTCCGTCAAGCCGCGCGAAACCCTTGAGCAAATGCATCCCGGCGAGCGTTTGATGGCGGGCCTCGGCCTCTATGCCGCGGTCGCCATCCATTCCTACGGTCTTGTCTACGCCTGCGACCGCCTGTTCGGTTGA
- a CDS encoding GNAT family N-acetyltransferase, which yields MKSENPTLPSGYSAVPPGKIATVVTCLEMFEKPRRKTAAAPDTLTLERWQSPAPDEYRALFRAVGENWMWVSRLVISDDELASVLNDPQVEIYVLLDGGRRIGLLELDFREQGECELVYFGLVAGAIGKGAGRFMMNWAIQRAWAHPIRRFWVHTCHFDHPAAMQFYQRSGFTPYALMVEVLDDPRLTGLAPRTTSPHVPLIGP from the coding sequence ATGAAAAGCGAAAATCCCACACTGCCGTCCGGCTATTCCGCCGTACCTCCGGGCAAGATTGCCACCGTCGTGACCTGCCTCGAAATGTTCGAGAAGCCGCGCAGGAAAACCGCGGCGGCGCCGGACACGCTTACCCTGGAACGCTGGCAGTCTCCTGCTCCCGACGAATACCGCGCGCTGTTCCGGGCGGTCGGCGAGAACTGGATGTGGGTCTCGCGGCTTGTCATCAGTGACGACGAACTTGCCTCGGTTCTCAACGATCCGCAGGTCGAGATCTACGTGCTTCTCGACGGCGGCCGCCGCATCGGCCTCCTGGAGCTCGATTTCCGGGAGCAGGGCGAATGCGAGCTCGTCTATTTCGGCCTCGTCGCCGGTGCGATCGGCAAGGGCGCAGGCCGTTTCATGATGAACTGGGCGATCCAGCGGGCCTGGGCGCATCCGATCCGCCGTTTCTGGGTGCATACCTGCCACTTCGACCACCCGGCCGCCATGCAGTTCTATCAGCGGTCCGGGTTCACGCCCTACGCCCTGATGGTCGAAGTTCTCGACGATCCGCGCCTGACCGGCCTGGCGCCGCGCACGACCTCCCCGCACGTGCCGCTTATCGGTCCTTGA
- a CDS encoding S-(hydroxymethyl)glutathione dehydrogenase/class III alcohol dehydrogenase, whose amino-acid sequence MDVRAAVAVQAGKPLEVMTVQLEGPRAGEVLIEVKATGICHTDDFTLSGADPEGLFPAILGHEGAGIVVDVGPGVTSVKKGDHVIPLYTPECRECPSCLSRKTNLCTAIRSTQGQGLMPDGTSRFSIGKDKIHHYMGCSTFANYTVLPEIAVAKINPDAPFDKVCYIGCGVTTGIGAVINTAKVEIGATAIVFGLGGIGLNVIQGLRLAGADMIIGVDLNNDKKAWGERFGMTHFVNPKEVDGDIVPYLVNLTKRGADQIGGADYTFDCTGNTKVMRQALEASHRGWGKSVVIGVAGSGQEISTRPFQLVTGRTWMGTAFGGARGRTDVPKIVDWYMEGKIEIDPMITHTMPLEDINKGFELMHGGESIRSVVIY is encoded by the coding sequence ATGGATGTCCGCGCCGCCGTCGCCGTTCAGGCTGGCAAACCGCTCGAAGTCATGACCGTACAGCTCGAAGGCCCCCGCGCCGGCGAGGTGCTGATCGAGGTGAAGGCGACCGGCATCTGCCATACCGATGATTTCACCCTGTCCGGCGCCGATCCGGAAGGCCTCTTCCCGGCGATCCTCGGCCATGAGGGCGCCGGCATCGTTGTCGACGTCGGGCCCGGCGTCACCTCGGTCAAGAAGGGCGACCATGTCATTCCGCTCTATACGCCGGAATGCCGCGAATGCCCGTCCTGCCTGTCGCGCAAGACCAATCTCTGCACCGCCATCCGCTCCACCCAGGGCCAGGGGCTGATGCCCGATGGCACCTCGCGCTTCTCGATCGGCAAGGACAAGATCCATCACTATATGGGCTGCTCGACCTTTGCGAACTATACGGTCCTTCCGGAAATCGCGGTTGCCAAGATCAACCCGGACGCCCCCTTCGACAAGGTCTGCTATATCGGCTGCGGCGTGACGACCGGCATCGGCGCTGTCATCAACACCGCCAAGGTGGAGATCGGCGCTACTGCCATCGTCTTCGGCCTCGGCGGCATCGGTTTGAACGTCATCCAGGGACTGCGGCTTGCCGGCGCCGACATGATCATCGGTGTGGACCTGAACAACGACAAGAAGGCCTGGGGTGAACGCTTCGGCATGACCCATTTCGTCAATCCGAAGGAAGTCGACGGCGACATCGTCCCCTATCTCGTCAACCTGACGAAACGTGGCGCCGACCAGATCGGCGGAGCCGACTACACGTTCGACTGCACCGGCAATACGAAGGTCATGCGCCAGGCGCTCGAAGCGTCGCATCGCGGCTGGGGCAAGTCGGTGGTGATCGGCGTTGCCGGCTCCGGTCAGGAAATTTCCACCCGCCCCTTCCAGCTCGTCACCGGCCGCACCTGGATGGGCACGGCCTTCGGCGGCGCCCGCGGCCGCACCGACGTGCCGAAGATCGTCGACTGGTACATGGAGGGCAAGATCGAGATCGACCCGATGATCACCCACACAATGCCGCTCGAGGACATCAACAAGGGTTTCGAGCTGATGCATGGCGGCGAATCGATTCGCAGCGTAGTGATTTATTGA
- a CDS encoding YegP family protein: MYKFEIYQDKAGEYRFRFKASNGQAMFSSEGYSAKASAVSAIESIKKNVPGAAVDDQTTSVA, translated from the coding sequence ATGTACAAGTTCGAAATCTACCAGGACAAGGCCGGGGAATACCGTTTTCGCTTCAAGGCTTCGAACGGCCAGGCGATGTTCTCTTCGGAAGGGTATTCGGCCAAGGCTTCCGCCGTTTCGGCCATAGAATCGATCAAGAAAAACGTACCCGGCGCAGCAGTCGACGACCAGACGACCTCTGTCGCCTGA
- a CDS encoding YaiI/YqxD family protein, protein MIYVDADACPVKPEILKVAERHNLEVTFVANSGLRPSRDPMVHNVIVSAGFDAADNWIAERAGAADIVITADVPLAVRCVAAGALVTGPTGRVFDETNIGMASAMRDLGAHLRETGESKGYNAAFSPRDRSKFLETLDRLCRRAKSAS, encoded by the coding sequence ATGATCTACGTCGACGCCGATGCCTGTCCGGTCAAGCCGGAGATCCTCAAAGTCGCGGAACGCCATAACCTCGAAGTGACGTTCGTCGCCAATTCCGGCCTTCGTCCGTCCCGCGACCCGATGGTCCATAATGTCATCGTCTCCGCCGGTTTCGACGCCGCCGACAACTGGATCGCCGAACGCGCCGGAGCCGCCGATATCGTCATAACCGCCGACGTGCCGCTGGCGGTACGCTGTGTTGCGGCCGGCGCGCTAGTAACCGGCCCGACCGGCCGCGTCTTCGACGAGACCAATATCGGCATGGCGAGCGCCATGCGCGATCTTGGGGCACATTTGCGGGAAACCGGCGAAAGCAAGGGCTATAACGCCGCCTTTTCGCCGCGCGACCGATCGAAATTCCTGGAAACGCTGGACAGGCTCTGCCGCCGCGCCAAATCAGCCTCGTGA
- a CDS encoding DUF1345 domain-containing protein, producing MPSPWHKLNYHRHGPFFAGTIASLACLPFLIFYVPELAPGIAVIVFFLIYLVMMAARIPKLDGATFRKKGQNDDEPAPVILGVTLLAVAAAVVSLFEALNRSQPAGLAAVSLAFASVVLGWLTIHTMFAMHYAHNFWRPDEQAEENEAKRGGLDFPETDEPGAYDFLYFSFVIGMTAQTSDVQITTTDMRRINLLHAVVSFFFNTVLVAAAVNAVVSMGN from the coding sequence ATGCCAAGCCCCTGGCACAAACTGAACTATCATCGGCATGGACCGTTCTTTGCCGGCACGATCGCCTCGCTTGCCTGCCTGCCGTTCCTGATCTTCTATGTGCCGGAACTCGCACCCGGCATTGCAGTCATCGTCTTCTTCCTGATCTACCTCGTCATGATGGCCGCCCGCATCCCGAAGCTCGATGGCGCCACGTTCAGAAAGAAAGGTCAAAACGACGACGAGCCCGCGCCGGTCATCTTGGGGGTGACTTTGCTCGCCGTTGCCGCCGCCGTGGTTTCGCTGTTCGAAGCGCTGAACCGTTCGCAGCCTGCGGGCCTTGCCGCCGTCTCCCTCGCCTTCGCATCCGTCGTGCTCGGCTGGCTGACGATCCACACGATGTTCGCCATGCATTACGCCCACAATTTCTGGCGTCCGGACGAGCAGGCCGAAGAGAATGAGGCGAAGCGAGGCGGCCTCGACTTTCCCGAAACCGACGAGCCCGGCGCCTACGATTTTCTCTATTTCTCCTTCGTCATCGGCATGACTGCCCAGACATCGGACGTCCAGATCACCACGACCGACATGCGCCGCATCAATCTCCTGCATGCAGTCGTGTCCTTCTTTTTCAACACCGTTCTCGTCGCCGCGGCCGTCAACGCCGTCGTGTCGATGGGCAACTGA
- the fghA gene encoding S-formylglutathione hydrolase gives MKVLSQNTAFGGMQGVFMHESEACKCEMTFAVFVPPQAIKAPCPVVWYLSGLTCTHANVMEKGEYRRMAAELGLIVICPDTSPRGNDVPDELTNWQMGKGAGFYLDATEKPWAEHYQMYTYITEELPNFVSQHFRMDMDRQGIFGHSMGGHGAMTIALRNPDRFKSCSAFAPIVEPSTADWSAPAFEKYLGADRSIWRQYDACALVEDGARFPEFLIDQGKADGFLENGLRPWLFEEAAKGTDIDVTLRMHERYDHSYYFISTFMEDHLRWHAERLA, from the coding sequence ATGAAGGTCCTTTCCCAGAACACCGCCTTCGGCGGCATGCAGGGCGTGTTCATGCATGAATCCGAAGCCTGCAAATGCGAGATGACATTCGCCGTCTTCGTGCCCCCGCAGGCGATCAAAGCGCCCTGCCCGGTTGTCTGGTATCTCTCGGGCCTCACCTGCACCCATGCCAATGTCATGGAAAAAGGCGAATACCGGCGGATGGCCGCGGAACTCGGGCTGATCGTCATCTGCCCGGATACCAGCCCGCGCGGCAATGACGTACCCGACGAACTCACCAATTGGCAGATGGGCAAGGGCGCCGGCTTCTATCTCGATGCGACGGAAAAGCCCTGGGCCGAGCACTACCAGATGTACACCTACATCACCGAGGAACTGCCGAATTTCGTCAGCCAGCATTTTCGCATGGACATGGACCGCCAAGGCATTTTCGGCCACTCGATGGGCGGTCATGGCGCGATGACGATCGCGCTCAGGAACCCCGACCGCTTCAAGAGCTGCTCCGCCTTCGCGCCGATCGTCGAGCCCTCGACCGCCGACTGGTCGGCGCCCGCCTTCGAGAAATATCTGGGCGCCGACCGCTCAATCTGGCGGCAATACGACGCCTGCGCACTGGTCGAGGACGGCGCGCGCTTTCCGGAATTCCTGATCGACCAGGGCAAGGCCGACGGCTTCCTCGAAAACGGCCTGCGCCCCTGGCTGTTTGAGGAAGCGGCCAAGGGAACGGATATCGACGTGACGCTGCGAATGCACGAGCGCTACGATCATTCGTATTATTTCATCTCGACCTTCATGGAGGATCACCTGCGCTGGCACGCGGAGCGGCTGGCCTAA
- a CDS encoding ATP12 family chaperone protein, whose product MRDMFPDPSEALSHPDPTRRAQIQMHKPLPKRFYKEVSVTEGEGGHAIHLDGRPVRTPAKNGLVAPTARLAELIRDEWANQVDVIDPGTMPVTRLVNTAIDGIATDRQAVFEDILRFSSSDMLCYRAEAPENLVARQNELWDPIVDWAANELGARFILVEGVMPQEQPKEATAAFAVTLKKYDTPIELAVLHTVTTLTGSAILALAFAEGRLTADEAWTLAHLDEDWTNEHWGADAEAENRRAKRLEEMRAATETFLALRPSA is encoded by the coding sequence ATGCGTGACATGTTTCCCGATCCATCCGAAGCGCTGAGCCACCCGGACCCGACGCGGCGGGCGCAGATCCAGATGCACAAGCCGCTGCCGAAGCGTTTCTACAAGGAAGTGTCGGTAACCGAGGGCGAGGGCGGCCATGCCATCCATCTCGACGGCCGGCCGGTCAGGACGCCCGCGAAGAACGGGCTCGTCGCTCCGACGGCCCGGCTTGCCGAACTGATCCGCGACGAGTGGGCCAATCAGGTGGATGTCATCGATCCGGGCACCATGCCGGTGACGCGGCTCGTCAACACCGCGATCGACGGTATCGCCACCGACCGCCAAGCGGTATTCGAGGATATCCTGCGGTTCTCTTCGAGCGACATGCTCTGCTACCGTGCCGAAGCACCGGAAAACCTGGTGGCGCGCCAGAACGAGCTCTGGGATCCGATCGTCGACTGGGCCGCGAACGAACTCGGCGCGCGCTTCATCCTGGTCGAGGGCGTGATGCCGCAGGAGCAGCCGAAGGAAGCGACCGCCGCCTTTGCCGTGACGCTGAAGAAATACGACACGCCGATCGAACTTGCCGTGCTGCACACGGTGACGACGCTGACCGGCTCGGCGATCCTGGCGCTTGCGTTTGCGGAAGGCCGGCTCACCGCCGACGAGGCCTGGACGCTCGCCCATCTCGATGAGGACTGGACGAACGAACATTGGGGCGCGGACGCGGAAGCCGAGAACCGGCGCGCCAAGCGGCTCGAGGAAATGCGGGCGGCGACGGAAACTTTTCTTGCGTTGAGGCCCTCGGCTTAA
- a CDS encoding HAD family hydrolase, translated as MKLVLFDCDGTLVDSANLIHETMRRTFAHFGKPEPRVEDTKAIIGLTLDIAIARMQGKPHADDEAVEMMAYYKTLFAVVRQDLDFKEPLFEGIRELIDAIGPREDLLIGAVTGKSRRGLKLVMETHGFDKYFVVSRTADDCPSKPHPAMVTECCDQTGIEPSDTLVIGDAIYDMQMAKAAGATAIGVAWGYASVDELNKAGADAIIHHPSELLSHIG; from the coding sequence ATGAAACTGGTCCTTTTCGATTGCGACGGCACGCTGGTCGACAGCGCCAACCTGATCCACGAAACCATGCGCCGCACCTTTGCCCATTTCGGCAAGCCGGAGCCCAGGGTGGAAGACACCAAGGCGATCATCGGGCTGACGCTCGACATCGCGATTGCCCGCATGCAGGGCAAGCCGCATGCGGATGACGAAGCTGTCGAGATGATGGCCTATTACAAGACGCTGTTTGCCGTCGTGCGCCAGGACCTGGATTTCAAGGAACCATTGTTCGAAGGGATTCGCGAGCTGATCGACGCGATCGGACCGCGCGAGGACCTGCTGATCGGCGCGGTGACCGGAAAATCACGGCGCGGGCTGAAGCTTGTCATGGAGACGCACGGGTTCGACAAATATTTCGTCGTGTCGCGCACCGCCGACGACTGCCCGTCGAAGCCGCATCCGGCGATGGTGACCGAATGCTGCGACCAGACAGGCATTGAGCCTTCCGACACCCTTGTCATCGGCGACGCCATTTACGATATGCAGATGGCGAAGGCGGCCGGCGCTACGGCGATCGGCGTTGCCTGGGGTTACGCCTCCGTGGACGAGCTGAACAAGGCCGGAGCCGACGCGATCATCCATCATCCGAGCGAATTGCTGAGCCATATCGGCTGA
- a CDS encoding RluA family pseudouridine synthase has translation MAGIEHIRVEADEAGMRLDRWFKIHYPGLGFGPLQKLLRSGQVRVDGGRVKSDARVQPGQTVRIPPMEVDAKKTGPIAGKDLKHSSDFELLSRMVLHEDEKVIVLNKPAGLAVQGGSGVARHIDQMLDSWISPKGEKPRLVHRLDRDTSGVLVIARTRGAAQKLTAAFRERDTKKTYWALVKGVPRKHEDKISTWLVKEQTPDGDRMRIARHGEDGADHAVSYYRVLEMAAQTLCWMEMEPYTGRTHQLRVHALHIGHPIIGDPKYFDDDHNWDFPGGIQKKLHLHARHIDIPHPNGGRLKVTAPLPPHMVQSWNLLGFDMENGRRDDDE, from the coding sequence ATGGCAGGCATCGAGCATATCCGCGTCGAAGCGGACGAAGCGGGAATGCGTCTCGACCGCTGGTTCAAGATCCATTACCCGGGCCTCGGCTTCGGGCCGCTGCAGAAATTGCTGCGTTCCGGACAGGTGCGCGTAGACGGCGGACGGGTAAAATCCGACGCCCGCGTACAGCCGGGACAGACGGTGCGCATTCCGCCGATGGAGGTCGACGCCAAGAAGACCGGGCCGATCGCCGGCAAGGATCTCAAGCATTCCAGCGATTTCGAACTCTTGTCGCGCATGGTGCTGCACGAGGACGAGAAGGTGATCGTGCTCAACAAGCCGGCTGGCCTTGCCGTGCAAGGCGGATCGGGCGTCGCGCGCCATATCGACCAGATGCTCGACAGCTGGATCAGCCCGAAGGGCGAAAAGCCGAGGCTCGTCCACCGGCTCGACCGCGATACTTCAGGCGTGCTGGTGATTGCCCGCACCCGCGGTGCTGCGCAGAAGCTGACGGCCGCGTTTCGCGAGCGCGATACCAAGAAGACCTATTGGGCGCTGGTCAAGGGAGTGCCGCGCAAGCACGAGGACAAGATCTCCACCTGGCTGGTCAAGGAACAGACGCCGGATGGCGACCGCATGCGGATCGCCAGGCACGGCGAGGACGGCGCCGACCACGCGGTGTCCTATTACCGGGTGCTGGAAATGGCGGCGCAGACGCTCTGCTGGATGGAGATGGAGCCCTATACCGGCCGTACCCATCAGCTGCGCGTCCATGCGCTGCATATCGGCCATCCGATTATCGGCGACCCGAAATATTTCGACGACGATCACAACTGGGATTTTCCGGGCGGCATCCAGAAGAAGCTGCATCTGCACGCGCGCCATATCGACATTCCGCACCCGAACGGCGGACGGCTGAAGGTCACGGCACCTTTGCCGCCGCATATGGTGCAGAGCTGGAACCTTCTCGGGTTCGACATGGAAAACGGCCGCAGGGACGACGACGAATGA